A stretch of the Prochlorococcus marinus str. MIT 0918 genome encodes the following:
- the speE gene encoding polyamine aminopropyltransferase produces the protein MNLSKTSGINKLNKIWVDEYHESTRFGLRGKKILEEESEYQKITIFDSDRYGKALLLDHCWMCAENQEKEYHEAIVHPALTSAEKIEKILIIGGGDGGTAKECLKYNELKQIDMVEIDQKVIQLSKKYLPCIGGGCWEDSRLNVIIGDGIKWVKNTKEDYYDVIIIDSSDPKGAAKGLFNQIFFRNCHRILRTNGVFSAQTESPESFQEIHINAVKLIRSIFKYADPLYGNMPLYPSGYWSWTFASKKSQRYLHPIPERSSQIVSKCNIWSPRWQKGSFEAIPAQIERELKT, from the coding sequence ATGAACCTTTCAAAAACAAGTGGTATTAATAAACTCAATAAAATTTGGGTAGATGAATATCATGAATCTACTCGTTTTGGTTTAAGAGGGAAAAAAATATTAGAAGAAGAAAGTGAATATCAAAAAATTACAATATTTGACAGTGACAGATATGGCAAAGCATTACTTCTAGATCATTGCTGGATGTGTGCGGAGAATCAAGAAAAAGAATATCACGAAGCTATTGTGCATCCAGCATTAACTAGTGCTGAAAAAATTGAAAAAATTTTGATAATTGGCGGTGGTGATGGTGGGACAGCAAAAGAATGTCTTAAATACAATGAGTTGAAACAGATTGATATGGTTGAAATTGATCAAAAGGTAATTCAATTAAGCAAAAAATATCTACCATGTATAGGAGGTGGATGTTGGGAAGATAGTAGGCTAAATGTAATTATTGGAGATGGTATTAAATGGGTAAAAAATACAAAAGAAGACTATTATGATGTGATAATAATTGATAGCTCTGATCCTAAAGGAGCAGCTAAAGGTTTATTCAATCAAATTTTTTTTAGAAATTGCCATAGAATTTTAAGGACTAATGGTGTGTTTTCAGCTCAAACAGAATCTCCAGAATCTTTTCAGGAAATTCATATTAATGCAGTGAAACTAATTAGAAGTATATTTAAATATGCAGATCCTTTATATGGAAATATGCCTTTATATCCGAGCGGCTACTGGAGTTGGACATTTGCTTCCAAAAAATCACAAAGATATCTACATCCTATTCCTGAAAGATCAAGTCAAATAGTGAGTAAATGCAATATCTGGAGTCCTCGTTGGCAAAAAGGGTCATTTGAAGCTATACCTGCACAAATAGAAAGAGAATTAAAAACATGA
- the speB gene encoding agmatinase, producing MKEIITNHGFDNEGAIFMCSQRDHNNCKVGIYGVPYDGTTSFRSGARFGPSKIKEVSNGIESFCPQLNQDLSDIKFTDFGNLNIPFGAPEPVIKEVKQATNYLFSLGVKPLLLGGEHSITNGAIESLIKFFPELILLQLDAHADLREEWLGSKYSHACVMRRCLEKIPSENILQFAIRSGTKEEITEMKEMKRLINHMFGQPAKELYKKLKPHQGKPIYLTLDLDWFDPSVMPGTGTPEPGGFLWQDFAYVIDVLKEHNIVGADIVELSPQLDTSDISSILAAKATRSLIMLMNSC from the coding sequence ATGAAAGAAATAATTACTAATCATGGTTTTGATAATGAAGGAGCAATTTTTATGTGTTCACAAAGAGATCATAATAATTGCAAAGTTGGTATTTATGGTGTTCCATATGATGGCACAACTTCATTTAGATCTGGAGCAAGATTTGGCCCCTCTAAAATTAAAGAAGTAAGCAATGGAATTGAATCTTTTTGTCCACAATTAAATCAAGATCTAAGTGATATTAAATTTACAGATTTTGGCAATCTCAACATTCCTTTTGGAGCTCCTGAACCAGTTATTAAAGAAGTTAAACAAGCTACTAATTATCTTTTTTCATTAGGGGTTAAACCATTATTGCTTGGCGGTGAGCACTCTATTACCAATGGCGCAATAGAGTCATTGATAAAGTTTTTTCCAGAATTAATTCTATTACAACTCGATGCACATGCTGATCTTCGCGAAGAATGGTTAGGGTCAAAATATAGTCATGCATGTGTTATGAGACGATGCCTAGAGAAAATACCAAGTGAAAATATTTTGCAATTTGCTATCAGGAGTGGAACAAAAGAAGAAATCACAGAAATGAAAGAAATGAAAAGATTAATAAATCATATGTTTGGGCAACCTGCTAAAGAGCTTTATAAGAAATTAAAACCCCATCAAGGAAAGCCAATTTATTTAACGCTCGATCTAGATTGGTTTGATCCAAGCGTAATGCCTGGGACAGGAACTCCGGAGCCAGGTGGTTTTTTATGGCAAGACTTTGCTTATGTTATTGATGTTCTTAAAGAGCACAATATAGTAGGGGCAGATATTGTTGAATTATCTCCTCAATTAGACACATCAGATATAAGCAGTATCTTGGCAGCCAAAGCAACAAGAAGTCTTATAATGTTAATGAACTCTTGTTAG
- a CDS encoding metal-binding protein, whose translation MSSLECCHTCKYCKEIPSSSNSWCLLRKIKLHSDFTSYVFCHHWTNQQSAIPLIDATQANVNKQLDFGKELIMIEN comes from the coding sequence ATGTCATCATTGGAATGCTGTCATACTTGTAAATACTGCAAGGAGATCCCCTCTTCATCTAATAGTTGGTGTTTATTGAGAAAAATTAAATTACATTCTGACTTTACTAGTTATGTCTTCTGTCATCACTGGACTAATCAACAGTCTGCTATTCCTTTAATCGATGCTACACAAGCAAATGTTAATAAACAGCTTGATTTTGGAAAAGAATTAATAATGATAGAAAATTAA
- the gcvT gene encoding glycine cleavage system aminomethyltransferase GcvT: MQAKRTPLYQVCLEQGCRMVEFAGWKMPIQFAGLIHEHSAVRNHSGIFDISHMGVVLIQGSNSKDGLQKLVPSDLYRIGPGEACYTVLLNEEAGIVDDVIIYDLGVNDDDKDRIMMIINAANTEEKIAWLEKNLINQNLQISDKKENNLLLAIQGPESKEQLIKVLGKSFVELPRFGHKELSFQFKGQEKSTPIFIARTGYTGENGYELLIEQNTGIQIWNLLIQNGVTPCGLGARDTLRLEAAMPLYGNELNLSTSPLEAGLGWLVHLEVPGNFIGKKTLAKQVKTGVTKKLVGLELEGKAIARSKYPITYQDKIVGQITSGSWSPTLNKGIAMAYLPIELTKLGTIVSVIIRDKIHKATVVKKPFYRRVS; this comes from the coding sequence ATCCAAGCCAAGAGAACTCCTCTATATCAAGTGTGCCTAGAGCAAGGATGTCGAATGGTTGAATTTGCTGGCTGGAAAATGCCAATTCAATTTGCTGGCTTAATCCATGAACATAGTGCGGTAAGAAATCATTCAGGCATATTTGACATTTCTCATATGGGTGTTGTTTTAATTCAAGGAAGCAATAGCAAAGATGGTCTTCAAAAATTAGTGCCATCAGATCTATATCGAATTGGACCAGGGGAGGCCTGCTATACAGTCCTTCTAAATGAAGAAGCAGGAATTGTTGATGATGTAATTATTTATGACTTAGGAGTTAATGATGATGATAAAGATAGAATTATGATGATTATAAATGCAGCAAATACTGAAGAAAAAATAGCTTGGCTAGAAAAGAATCTGATTAATCAAAATCTACAAATCTCAGATAAAAAAGAAAACAATTTACTACTTGCCATACAAGGACCAGAGTCAAAAGAACAACTCATTAAAGTATTAGGTAAATCATTCGTTGAACTTCCGCGATTTGGACATAAAGAACTATCCTTCCAATTCAAAGGCCAAGAAAAATCAACTCCAATCTTTATTGCCCGAACAGGTTATACAGGTGAAAATGGTTATGAACTTCTCATAGAACAAAATACAGGCATTCAAATCTGGAATTTATTAATTCAGAATGGTGTCACGCCATGCGGATTAGGAGCAAGAGATACATTAAGACTTGAAGCAGCAATGCCTCTTTATGGAAATGAACTAAACCTATCAACAAGCCCTTTAGAAGCAGGCTTAGGGTGGCTGGTACATCTAGAAGTTCCAGGTAACTTTATTGGCAAAAAGACTTTGGCTAAACAAGTCAAAACAGGTGTTACTAAGAAATTAGTAGGACTTGAACTTGAAGGCAAAGCAATAGCTCGTAGCAAGTATCCAATTACTTATCAAGACAAAATCGTTGGGCAAATTACAAGTGGTAGCTGGTCACCCACTTTAAATAAGGGGATCGCAATGGCCTATTTACCAATAGAACTAACCAAACTAGGAACAATAGTTAGTGTGATAATTCGCGATAAAATACATAAAGCTACTGTTGTTAAAAAACCTTTTTATCGCAGAGTTTCCTGA
- the aspS gene encoding aspartate--tRNA ligase, which produces MRSNCCGELRTKHINSNVQLCGWVDRCRDHGGVIFIDLRDSSGAIQITVDPDQGSDLFAIAESLRNETVLQVSGTVRSRPPESLNKKIETGDIEVLALSLKILNAVKGTLPFSVSIHDDEIVKEEVRLRHRYLDLRKERMRENLLLRHAVIKAARNFLESKNFLEVETPILTRSTPEGARDYLVPSRVCEEEWFALPQSPQLFKQLLMVGGIERYYQIARCFRDEDLRSDRQPEFTQLDLEMSFMNEEEILSLNEQLIASIWQSAKGIDLKLPFPRITWQEAMDRFGTDRPDIRYGMELINVNNILKGIGFKVFSGAINAGGSVKCITVKNGNKSISNVRIKPGGDIFNEAQNAGAKGLAFIRVRENNEIDTIGAIKDNLSELQKKELLSKTNAEEGDLILFGAGETEIVNKTLDRVRQYLAKELKLIPLENDNQTAWNFLWVTDFPMFKFNSDEKRLESLHHPFCAPNPADLGEQAIWEKTLPEARAQAYDLVLNGLELGGGSLRIHNPDLQLQVLETIGLPLNQAKEQFGFLLDALAMGAPPHGGIAFGLDRIIMLLAGEESIRDTIAFPKTQQARCLVTEAPSSVSKKQLKELHISTSQRENEEISTN; this is translated from the coding sequence ATGCGCAGCAACTGCTGTGGAGAACTGCGCACAAAGCACATTAACTCCAACGTACAACTTTGTGGCTGGGTAGATCGATGTCGTGATCACGGAGGTGTGATTTTCATCGATTTACGAGATTCTTCTGGCGCTATACAAATTACTGTTGATCCTGATCAAGGTTCAGATCTCTTTGCTATTGCAGAAAGTTTGCGAAATGAAACGGTTCTGCAAGTTTCGGGAACTGTCAGATCTCGACCTCCAGAATCTCTAAATAAAAAAATTGAAACTGGAGATATAGAAGTTTTAGCACTTAGTTTAAAGATACTTAATGCAGTGAAAGGCACTTTGCCATTCTCAGTATCTATACATGACGACGAAATAGTTAAAGAAGAAGTCAGACTTCGTCATCGTTATTTAGATCTCAGAAAAGAACGTATGAGGGAAAATCTACTACTTCGTCATGCAGTAATAAAAGCAGCAAGAAATTTTCTTGAAAGCAAAAACTTTCTTGAAGTAGAAACACCTATCCTCACTCGTTCAACCCCCGAAGGTGCTCGAGATTATCTCGTACCATCAAGAGTATGTGAAGAAGAATGGTTTGCATTACCTCAATCTCCTCAACTTTTCAAGCAATTATTAATGGTAGGAGGAATAGAACGTTATTACCAGATAGCAAGATGTTTTCGTGATGAAGACCTTCGTTCTGACAGACAACCTGAATTTACTCAACTTGATCTAGAGATGAGCTTTATGAACGAAGAAGAGATTCTTAGTCTCAATGAACAGTTAATCGCCTCAATCTGGCAATCAGCAAAAGGAATTGATCTGAAACTACCTTTTCCTAGAATTACTTGGCAAGAAGCAATGGATCGTTTTGGAACTGATAGACCTGATATTAGATATGGTATGGAATTGATTAATGTAAATAATATTCTTAAAGGAATTGGATTTAAAGTATTTTCAGGGGCTATTAATGCAGGTGGTTCAGTAAAATGTATAACAGTAAAAAATGGGAATAAATCAATAAGTAATGTACGTATAAAACCGGGGGGGGATATCTTTAATGAAGCTCAAAATGCAGGTGCAAAAGGTCTAGCCTTTATCAGGGTTCGTGAAAATAATGAAATAGATACTATTGGTGCAATTAAAGACAACCTAAGTGAATTACAAAAAAAAGAACTCTTAAGTAAGACTAATGCTGAAGAAGGGGATCTTATACTTTTTGGAGCAGGAGAAACAGAAATAGTTAACAAGACACTTGATAGAGTTAGACAATATTTAGCTAAAGAACTAAAACTAATTCCTCTAGAAAATGACAATCAAACAGCATGGAATTTCTTATGGGTAACTGATTTTCCAATGTTTAAATTCAATTCAGATGAAAAAAGATTAGAATCCTTACATCATCCATTTTGCGCACCGAATCCCGCAGATCTGGGAGAACAAGCTATCTGGGAAAAGACTCTTCCAGAGGCTCGTGCACAAGCATATGATCTTGTTTTAAATGGTCTTGAGCTAGGTGGAGGATCCTTACGAATTCATAATCCAGACCTTCAACTTCAAGTACTTGAAACTATTGGTTTGCCATTAAATCAAGCAAAAGAACAATTTGGTTTCCTCCTTGATGCACTTGCAATGGGAGCACCTCCTCATGGAGGAATCGCATTTGGCTTAGATAGAATTATCATGCTACTTGCTGGGGAAGAATCAATTAGAGATACAATTGCTTTCCCAAAAACCCAACAAGCAAGGTGTTTAGTGACAGAAGCACCATCTTCAGTATCAAAGAAACAGTTAAAAGAACTTCATATAAGTACCAGCCAAAGAGAAAATGAAGAAATTTCAACTAATTAA
- a CDS encoding CTP synthase: protein MTKFVFITGGVVSSIGKGIVAASLGRLLKSRGYSVSILKLDPYLNVDPGTMSPFQHGEVFVTEDGAETDLDLGHYERFTDTALSRLNSVTTGSIYQSVINKERRGDYEGRTVQVIPHITKEIRERIHRVGANSHADIIITEIGGTVGDIESLPFLEAIREFKGDVERNDIAYVHVTLLPFINTSGELKTKPTQHSVKELRSIGIQPDVLVCRSDREITKELKNKISGFCGVNNNAVIQALDADSIYSVPLSLKQEGLCREILQILNLTNHECDLKEWERLIHQLRNPGPSVKVALVGKYIQLNDAYLSVVEALRHACIENNASLDIHWISAERIEAEGPEDLLKGIDAIVVPGGFGHRGVNGKITAIKWAREQRIPFLGLCLGMQCAVIEWARNVAGLEGATSSELDPNTKHPVIHLLPEQQDVMDLGGTMRLGVYPCRLTSNTLGQKLYSEEVVYERHRHRYEFNNSYRNLFLESGYTISGTSPDGRLIELIELKTHPFFTACQYHPEFLSRPGKPHPLFKGLIKAAQLRLPSTPQEALKQSNNAIKSSRGNE from the coding sequence ATGACAAAATTTGTCTTCATTACTGGAGGAGTTGTTTCAAGCATCGGTAAAGGAATTGTTGCTGCAAGTCTTGGGCGTCTACTCAAATCAAGAGGATATAGCGTATCAATTTTAAAATTAGATCCATATTTAAACGTTGATCCAGGGACTATGAGCCCTTTTCAACATGGAGAAGTTTTTGTGACAGAGGATGGAGCAGAAACAGACTTGGACTTAGGCCATTATGAACGATTCACTGATACTGCTTTATCACGCTTGAATAGTGTCACTACTGGATCAATCTATCAATCAGTAATCAATAAAGAAAGACGTGGAGACTATGAAGGCAGAACAGTTCAGGTTATACCTCATATCACAAAAGAAATTCGAGAAAGAATACATCGTGTAGGAGCAAATAGTCATGCAGATATTATTATCACTGAAATTGGCGGAACTGTTGGAGATATTGAATCACTTCCATTTTTAGAAGCAATTCGAGAATTCAAAGGAGATGTTGAAAGAAATGATATTGCCTATGTTCACGTTACACTTTTACCTTTCATCAACACCTCTGGTGAGCTTAAAACCAAACCCACTCAACATTCAGTAAAAGAATTACGTTCAATAGGCATTCAACCAGATGTATTGGTTTGCAGAAGTGATAGAGAAATCACTAAAGAATTAAAGAATAAAATAAGTGGTTTTTGCGGTGTTAATAACAATGCTGTTATTCAAGCTTTAGATGCAGACAGTATTTACTCAGTTCCTCTTTCTTTAAAGCAAGAAGGATTATGTAGAGAAATACTGCAGATCCTCAATCTAACTAATCATGAATGTGATTTAAAAGAATGGGAAAGATTAATACATCAATTACGTAACCCTGGTCCATCAGTCAAAGTAGCTCTTGTAGGGAAATATATTCAATTAAATGATGCTTATCTTTCTGTCGTAGAAGCCTTACGCCATGCTTGTATTGAAAACAATGCCTCTTTAGATATTCATTGGATTTCAGCAGAAAGGATAGAAGCAGAAGGTCCAGAAGATCTTTTAAAAGGTATAGATGCAATAGTAGTTCCTGGAGGATTTGGACATAGAGGTGTTAATGGAAAAATTACTGCTATTAAATGGGCTAGAGAACAAAGAATCCCTTTTCTTGGTTTATGCCTAGGAATGCAATGTGCTGTCATCGAATGGGCTAGGAATGTTGCTGGCTTAGAGGGTGCAACTAGCTCGGAATTAGATCCCAACACGAAACATCCTGTTATTCACTTACTGCCAGAGCAACAAGATGTAATGGATCTAGGGGGAACAATGAGACTAGGTGTGTACCCTTGTCGACTCACCTCAAATACATTAGGGCAAAAGTTATATTCAGAAGAAGTTGTTTATGAGCGACATCGACATCGGTATGAATTTAATAACTCCTATAGAAATCTTTTTCTTGAATCTGGATACACTATTAGTGGAACATCTCCTGATGGTAGATTAATAGAGTTAATCGAATTAAAAACTCATCCATTTTTTACAGCATGTCAATACCATCCTGAATTCTTATCTAGGCCAGGAAAACCACACCCTTTATTTAAAGGGCTCATTAAAGCAGCTCAATTACGTTTGCCTAGCACACCACAAGAAGCATTAAAGCAATCAAATAATGCAATCAAAAGTTCGAGAGGCAATGAATGA
- a CDS encoding 7-carboxy-7-deazaguanine synthase QueE yields the protein MSSILPVVETFHSLQGEGLHFGKSAFFIRLGGCTVGCPWCDTKESWPIRSQKQISTSDLAKEVKFAQSKGAEFVVLTGGEPLHHNLNKLCREIKALTTRKESNPIAIHLETSGVNAISGAINWITLSPKIHCHPKKSLLLACDELKVVIHRKEDLAFAEEMAKLAKNEKQTAYQTVTYKKQDILEPHLFLQPGWNSKEGTRLTIEYIKKHPQWRLSLQTHKWLEIL from the coding sequence ATGAGTTCTATACTTCCAGTTGTGGAGACATTTCATTCTCTGCAAGGAGAAGGATTGCATTTTGGAAAAAGCGCATTCTTTATCCGCCTAGGAGGGTGCACAGTAGGCTGTCCTTGGTGTGACACAAAAGAATCATGGCCTATCCGATCTCAAAAACAAATATCTACATCAGATCTTGCAAAAGAAGTAAAATTCGCCCAATCAAAAGGAGCAGAGTTTGTAGTTCTCACCGGAGGAGAACCGTTGCATCATAACCTAAACAAATTATGTAGAGAAATCAAAGCTCTTACAACTCGTAAAGAAAGCAATCCAATAGCAATACACCTAGAAACAAGTGGAGTTAATGCTATCTCCGGTGCAATCAATTGGATCACTCTTTCTCCAAAAATCCATTGTCATCCTAAAAAATCACTTCTTTTAGCATGTGACGAATTAAAAGTAGTCATTCATAGAAAAGAAGATCTAGCCTTTGCAGAAGAAATGGCAAAATTAGCCAAAAATGAAAAGCAAACAGCTTATCAAACAGTTACTTATAAAAAACAAGATATTCTCGAACCACATCTATTTCTTCAGCCTGGATGGAATAGCAAAGAAGGAACAAGACTTACAATTGAATATATTAAAAAACATCCTCAATGGAGACTCAGCCTTCAAACTCACAAATGGTTAGAGATTCTTTAA
- the queC gene encoding 7-cyano-7-deazaguanine synthase QueC: MQLITKPTAITLLSGGLDSATATAIALEKGNNVIGLSFNYGQRHKRELKAAQTLAKHFKLLEHHIIDINLSTWGGSSLTDLKQSIPHQGVQKGVIPNTYVPCRNTVFIAIGLSLAEAKQANQLVLGINAMDYSGYPDCRPDYLKQYQNLANLGSKTGREGKGTKLWAPLIHWNKLKIIQEAIRLSVPIEQTWSCYNGRDKECGVCDSCRIRNDALMKAGYLNL, encoded by the coding sequence ATGCAATTAATAACCAAACCTACAGCGATTACATTATTATCTGGAGGATTAGATTCTGCTACTGCTACTGCTATTGCTCTTGAAAAAGGTAACAATGTTATTGGCTTATCGTTTAATTATGGACAAAGGCATAAACGTGAATTAAAGGCTGCTCAAACACTCGCTAAACACTTTAAGTTATTAGAGCATCATATAATTGATATTAACTTATCAACTTGGGGCGGATCTTCTTTAACTGATCTCAAACAATCAATACCTCATCAAGGTGTTCAAAAAGGAGTTATTCCTAATACATACGTTCCTTGCAGAAATACTGTTTTTATAGCTATTGGTCTTAGTCTAGCTGAGGCTAAACAAGCAAATCAATTAGTACTTGGCATAAACGCAATGGATTACTCAGGCTATCCAGATTGTCGACCTGATTACCTAAAGCAATATCAAAATCTTGCAAATCTTGGAAGTAAAACTGGTAGGGAAGGTAAAGGAACTAAACTGTGGGCACCATTAATTCACTGGAATAAGCTTAAAATAATTCAAGAGGCTATAAGGCTTAGTGTACCTATTGAACAAACATGGAGTTGTTACAATGGTAGAGATAAAGAATGTGGAGTATGTGATAGTTGTCGAATACGCAATGATGCTCTTATGAAAGCCGGCTATTTAAATTTGTAG
- a CDS encoding anthranilate synthase component I family protein encodes MSSLLRERCNWIDPLIVAKKLVQHYGEPGLVWLDSDGSKNGRWVILGADPIEHICSHGLPSSSRSQNPFELLRKIDSGHWSGWLSYEAGAWIEPNNPWKQDSMAMLWMARHDPIFKFDLYRNELWIEGVDHTRFLTFLNLLKDISSNESLTNATKSQSIPEQNWEWTMDESEYSKKVAILKNYIKEGDIFQANLSTSCITKIPLNLSVIDLFQKLRNYCPAPFSGLVVATGNAIGEAVISTSPERFLKVLPNKVVETSPIKGTRPRSSSPQKDADLAADLVSSIKDRAENIMIVDLLRNDIGKVCKPGTIKVTQLVGLESYAQVHHLTSIIQGKLNHNKTWVDLLESCWPGGSITGAPKIRACKRLYEMEPIARGPYCGSFLHLDWNGQFDSNILIRSLLKDQSNLRVHAGCGIVADSDPSNEAEELNWKLKPLIKALEQ; translated from the coding sequence ATGAGTAGTCTTCTAAGAGAACGTTGCAACTGGATTGATCCACTTATTGTTGCAAAAAAATTAGTGCAGCATTATGGAGAGCCTGGGCTAGTTTGGTTAGATAGTGATGGCAGTAAAAATGGGCGCTGGGTGATACTAGGTGCTGATCCAATTGAACATATTTGTAGCCATGGCTTGCCAAGCAGTTCACGCTCTCAAAACCCTTTTGAATTATTAAGAAAAATTGATTCAGGCCATTGGAGTGGTTGGCTGAGTTATGAAGCAGGCGCTTGGATTGAACCTAATAATCCTTGGAAACAAGACTCAATGGCTATGTTATGGATGGCCAGACACGATCCTATTTTCAAATTTGATTTATATAGGAATGAGCTATGGATAGAAGGAGTTGACCATACAAGATTTCTTACATTTTTGAACTTATTAAAAGATATATCCTCTAATGAATCACTAACCAATGCAACTAAATCTCAATCAATCCCAGAACAAAATTGGGAGTGGACAATGGATGAAAGTGAATATAGTAAAAAAGTAGCCATTCTAAAAAATTACATTAAAGAAGGAGATATCTTTCAAGCGAATCTCTCTACAAGCTGTATAACAAAAATACCTTTAAATCTTTCAGTTATTGATCTATTCCAAAAACTCAGAAATTATTGTCCTGCTCCATTTTCAGGTTTAGTTGTTGCAACAGGCAATGCGATTGGTGAAGCAGTAATATCTACATCACCTGAACGTTTCCTTAAGGTTTTACCAAATAAGGTAGTAGAAACTAGTCCAATCAAAGGTACAAGACCACGAAGTTCTAGTCCTCAAAAGGATGCTGACTTAGCCGCTGATTTAGTTAGTAGTATAAAAGATAGAGCAGAAAATATTATGATTGTAGATTTACTAAGAAATGATATAGGAAAAGTTTGCAAGCCAGGAACAATCAAGGTTACACAATTAGTTGGCTTAGAAAGTTATGCTCAAGTACACCATTTAACTTCCATTATTCAAGGAAAATTAAACCATAACAAAACATGGGTAGACCTTTTAGAATCATGTTGGCCAGGTGGGTCAATTACAGGTGCTCCAAAAATAAGAGCCTGCAAACGTTTATATGAAATGGAACCTATCGCAAGAGGACCATATTGTGGGTCTTTCTTACATCTAGATTGGAATGGTCAATTTGATAGCAATATTCTCATACGTTCTCTTTTGAAGGATCAATCCAACTTAAGAGTTCATGCTGGATGTGGCATTGTCGCTGATTCAGATCCCTCTAATGAAGCCGAAGAGTTGAATTGGAAACTAAAGCCTCTTATAAAAGCATTAGAACAATAA
- a CDS encoding aminotransferase class IV, producing MSNISWLDGYWLSDSEVELPIRDRGVTLGDGIFETILILKGTPQLLTNHLQRWTKSSILLGMEPPPKEETLIPLINEAIIRASLSQKNGVLRLNWSRGSNQNRGINYLNKDHEAPNHRFWFELNEYNPSFTPISTKISCYERRNANSRLSQCKTFSYLQSIQARSESQLHGYDDALLLSTNGELSCGTTANIIILRRNQWLTPRMESGCLPGVMREQGLKKGIIKEAKISPTPKNDDQWILINSLSCHPITKVNNIDLKRYNNVEKLWRTLLIVNH from the coding sequence ATGAGCAATATTAGTTGGCTTGATGGTTATTGGCTTAGTGATTCTGAGGTTGAATTACCAATTAGAGATCGAGGAGTAACTTTAGGTGATGGTATCTTCGAAACGATTCTAATTCTCAAAGGCACACCTCAATTACTTACTAATCACCTACAACGTTGGACAAAAAGTTCAATTTTACTTGGAATGGAACCACCTCCAAAAGAAGAGACTTTAATTCCATTAATTAATGAAGCTATTATTCGTGCATCATTGTCGCAAAAAAATGGGGTTCTTAGACTTAACTGGAGTAGAGGTAGTAATCAGAATAGGGGTATTAATTATTTAAATAAAGATCATGAAGCACCTAATCATAGATTTTGGTTCGAACTTAATGAATACAATCCTTCGTTTACTCCAATCTCTACAAAAATTAGTTGTTATGAACGAAGAAATGCCAACAGCAGATTGAGTCAATGTAAGACTTTTTCCTATCTTCAATCTATTCAAGCTCGTAGTGAGTCTCAACTACATGGATATGATGATGCCTTACTATTAAGCACGAATGGTGAGCTCTCATGCGGAACTACTGCTAACATAATAATTCTTAGAAGAAATCAGTGGTTAACTCCACGAATGGAAAGTGGGTGCCTTCCTGGTGTCATGAGAGAACAAGGGTTAAAAAAAGGAATCATAAAAGAAGCAAAAATTTCACCTACACCTAAAAATGATGATCAATGGATATTAATTAATAGTCTGAGCTGCCATCCAATCACAAAAGTAAATAACATTGACCTCAAAAGGTATAACAATGTAGAAAAGCTGTGGCGAACATTATTAATAGTCAACCATTAA